Proteins encoded by one window of Octopus bimaculoides isolate UCB-OBI-ISO-001 chromosome 4, ASM119413v2, whole genome shotgun sequence:
- the LOC128247685 gene encoding chitinase-like protein Idgf3: MTLRNGAVRVYDERCCVPYLYDGKLWVTFEDPESATEKALYFKDRLAGVAIWNLTLGDPKGKINGTKFPIVQAVKTALLSKDK, encoded by the exons ATGACGCTTCGGAATGGTGCTGTACGGGTATATGATGAGAGATGCTGTGTACCGTATTTATATGATGGTAAACTTTGGGTAACTTTCGAAGACCCAGAAAGTGCAACAGAAAAG gCTTTATATTTCAAAGATAGACTAGCTGGTGTGGCTATATGGAATCTGACACTCGGTGATCCGAAAGGGAAAATAAATGGTACTAAGTTTCCAATTGTACAAGCCGTGAAGACAGCCTTATTGTCCAAAGATAAATGA